AATTCCCCGAGAGCGCAAACGTCGTCATCATCGGGCAGGGCGGCATTGTCGGTGCTTCGGTGGCCCATCACCTGATCGAGCGCGGGTGGGACAACATCGTCGGTATCGACAAGTCGGCCATCCCGACGGACATTGGCTCGACGTCGCACGCCTCCGACTTCTGCTTCATGACGGCTCATGACCACATGACCGTCTACACGACCACCTACTCGAAGAACTTCTTCGAGAAGTACGGCTACTACGCCCGCGTCGGCGGCTTCGAGGTCGCGCGGGCCGACGACGACGAGCGCATGGAGGAGCTCAAGCGCAAGGTGGGCTCCGGCAAGGCCTTCGGCACCAACGTGTCGCTCGTCAGTCCGGAAGAGGTGAAAGCCAAGTTCCCGCTGGTCGACGAGACCAAGATCCAGGGCGCCATGTGGGACCCGGACGCCGGCCTCGTGATCCCGCGCTCGCAGAGCATGACCGGCGACATGGTCCAGTGGGCCGAGGACACCGGCAAGCTGCAGGCCTTCGGCAACACCGCCGCGACCAGCCTCGACATCCAGAACGGGCGCATCGTCGGCGTCGAGACGACGCGCGGCTACATCAAGGCGCCCTACGTGGTGTGCTGCGCCGGCCTGTGGGGCCGCCTGATCGCCGAGATGGCGGGCGAGGACCTGCCCATCATGCCGGTCGAGCACCCGCTGCTGTGGTTCGGCCCCTTCAACGAGTTCGAGGGCACCGGCAAGGAGATCGGCTACCCGCTGTTCCGCGACCAGGGCAACTCCGCCTACATGCGCGACACGGGCGATCCCAAGACCACCGAGGGCGGCCAGTTGGAGTGGGGCTACTACGAGGAGAAGGCCCCGCGCATGGTGCACCCCAAGAACATCCTCACCAAGGAGCAGGCGCGGCTGTCGCCGTCGCAGCGCGACCTCGACCTGGAGCAGGTCATGGAGCCGCTGGAGAAGGCGATCGAGCTGACGCCGGTGCTCGGTGAGCTGGGCGTGGACGAGCGCCACTCCTTCAACGGCCTGCTGCAGGTCACGGCGGACGGCGGCCCGTCCATCGGTGAGTCCCCGAACGTGCGCGGGCTGTGGTACGGCGAGTCCGTCTGGATCAAGGACGGCCCCGGCACCGGCAAGGTCATCGCCGACTGGATGACGGACGGCCGCGTCGAGATCGATCCGCACGGCATCGACGTCGCGCGCTACTACCCGATCCAGAAGACGCCGTCCTACATCCACGACCGTTGCTACGAGACGGCCTTCAAGATCTACAATCCGCCGGTGCACAACCGCGAGCCCTACAGCATGGGCCGCAACCTGCGGTGCAGCCCCTTCTTCGCCCGCGAGCAGGAGCTGGGCGGCTACTTCATGGAGGCCGCGGGTTGGGAGCGCGCCCACGGCTACGCCGCCAACGAGAAGACGCTCATGGAGAAGTGGGCGGATCACGTGCCGACGCGCCAGAACGAGTGGGACGCCCGCCACTTCTGGCACGTCTCCAATGCCGAGCATCTGGAGATCTCCAACAACGTCGGCATGATCAACCTGTCGCACTTCGCGATCTACGACGTCTCGGGGCCGGACGCCGAGGGACTGATGGAGTTCTGCTCCGTCTCCAAGGTCGGCGGCAACACCCCGATCGGGAAGGGCGTCTACTCCAACTTCCTCGACCACGAGGGCGGCATCCGCGCGGACCTCACCATCATCCGCCTCGACACCAACCACTACCGGGTGATCGACGGCGGTGACACGGGGAACCGCGACTACGTCTGGATGACCCGCATGGCCGAGGACTACGGCTTCAACGTCACGATCGAGGAGCGCTCGGACCAGTACGGCTGCCTGGGCGTGTGGGGCCCGAACGCCCGCGAGACGCTGAAGCAGCTCGCCGATCACCCCGAGCAGCTGGACCCCGAGAACTTCCCCTTCGCGGCCTCGCGGGACTTCACGCTCAAGGGCATCCCGGTGAAGGGCTTCCGCATCTCCTACGTCGGCGAGCAGGGCTGGGAGCTGCACTTCCCCTTCAGCTACGGCCTGCCGCTGTGGGACATGCTGCGCGAGCAGGGCGTGCCGGCGATCGGCATCGAGACCTACGCCAACAGCCGCCGCCTGGAGAAGAGCCTGCGGCTGCAGAACCACGAGCTGCTGACCGAGTACAACATGTACGAGGCGGGGCTCGCGCGGCCGAAGGTCAAGGACGCCGACTTCTACGGCAAGCAGGCCTATGTGGCCCAGCGCCAGCGCGAGCATCAGCCGGCCTATCTGTGCACGCTGACGATGCAGGACAACGTCGATTCCAACGGCGTGGCGCGCTATCCGGTGGGCTCCTGGCCGATCCTGGACCCGGAGACGGGCGAGACGCTCAAGGACGAGCTGGGCCGGCCGTCCTACGTTACCTCCGTCGCCTACGGGCCCTCGATCGGGAAGAACATCGCCATGGCCTACCTGCCCTACAGCTACTGCGAAGAGGGCCGGCAGGTCACGATGGAGTACTTCCACGAGCACTACCCGATGAAGATCGAGGCGGTCGGCTACAAGCCGCTCTACGACCCCAAGAACGAGCGGCCGAAGTCGTAACGCCGCCACCGGCCCGCCGGGGTCCGCGCGGCCCCGGCGGGCGCGGTTTGACAGGTTTCGGACGGGCTGCTAGGCGACGCCCGCTCCGGTCAGAGCGCAATGAGACGACGCAGAATTGCTCTACGAGCCTCATCGCACTCTATCTCTTTCGTTTGCGGGCATGATTCAGCGCCCGGACCGCTTGCGCGCCGCCGGCGTGCGCTGGCCTTTCGGCCTGGTCGGTCCGACCTCGTCATGCCCTAGGCACACCCCAACCAGCGTGGGACAACGATGAAGGTTCTCGTTCCGGTCAAGCGCGTGCTCGATCCCTACGTGAAGGTCCGCGTGAAGAAGGACAACAGCGGCGTCGACCTGTCCAACTCCAAGATGGCGATGAATCCCTTCTGCGAGATCGCCGTCGAACAGGCGATCCGGCTGAAGGAGCAGGGGCACGCCTCCGAGGTCGTGCTGGTGTCCGCCGGCCCGCAGCAGGCCCAGGAGACGATCCGCACGGGCCTGGCGATGGGCGCCGACCGCGGCATCCTCATCGAGTCGGACGAGGCGCTGGAGCCGCTGGGCGTGGCCAAGCTCCTCAAGGCCGTGGTCGAACAGGAGGATCCCGGCCTCGTCCTCATGGGCAAGCAGGCCGTGGACAACGACAACAACCAGACCGGCCAGATGCTGGCGGCGCTGCTCGGCTGGTCGCAGGGCACCTTCATCTCCGAGGTCAACGTCCAGGACGGCACCGCGCGCATCACGCGCGAGATCGACGGCGGCCTGGAGACGCTGGACCTCAAGATGCCGGCGGTGCTGACGACGGACCTGCGGCTGTGCGAGCCGCGCTACGCCTCGCTGCCGAACATCATGAAGGCGAAGAAGAAGAAGCTGGACAAGACCGCGCCGGCGGACTGGGGCGTCGACGTCACCCCGCGCCTGGACGTGCAGAAGGTCGAGGAGCCGCCCGCGCGCGAGGCCGGCGTCAAGGTCTCCAGCGTGCAGGAGTTGGTGGACAAGCTGCGCAACGAGGCGAAGGTCATCTGATCGCGGCACACCGTGCGCGTTGGCTGGCAGCGAGCGCCCGGCCCCTAGGGTCGGGCGCTTTTTTGTGCACCGCGATCGAAGCCGATGCGGTTAGCATAAAGCAGGTGGTCGGACCTTGGCGGCCCGCAACGCCCGGCCTACGATGGTGAATCGTATGTCAACCGTCGCGGCGCGGCGGGTGTGCACCGGGGGGAAGAGCCCGCAAGATGCCGCGCTTCCGCCAATCCCTTGCCGGTCGCCGACGCGGGCCGGGGTGGGGCACCGGCACGGTGGTCGCCACGGTGATGGCGGCGCAGGCCGTCGCGGCGGAACCGGTGCGCCTCGTCACCGGCAACGGCTACGCGCCCTTGTCCGACGAGGACTGGCTCAACGGCGGCCTGGTCACGGACGTGGTGCGCCAGGTCTACGCGCAGCTCGATCGCCGCGTGACGATCGACTTTCTGCCGTGGGTGCGCGGCGCGCAGGCGACGCGCGCGGGGCGGTACCGTGCCACCTTCCCCTACATTCACAACGCCGAGCGCGAACGGCGGTATTTCTTTTCCAAGCCGGTGATCCGCACGGAGAAGCGCCCGATGACGCTCGCCGGCAGCGGCCTCCGCGCGGAAACCGTGGGCGAACTGGCGGGGCTGACCTACTGCATGCCCCACGGCTATCCGCCCCAGGCCGCCATCGCCCGCCTGACCGAGCGGGGCAGGCTGCGCCGGCTCGATCCGCCGAGCATGCGCGCCTGCGTGAAGACCCTGGCCGAGGGCTACGCCGACTTCATCCCCGTCAGCACGCTCCAGGGCCGCGCGGTGGCGGATGCGGTGCTGCCGGAGGGGCGCAAGGTCCGCTTCCTCGAGATCGTGCTTCAGTGCAACGGCCAGCACGTGATCTTTCCGCGCGGCCAGCCTGGGGCCGAAAAGGCGCGCGACCGGTTTGACCGGGGCCTCGCCGCGCTCAAGCGCAGCGGCCGGCATCAGGAAATCGTCGCCCGCCACATCCGGCGTCTGCGCGAGGTGGCGTCAAACGGCGACTGAGGCTGCTGAGCGGACACGAAAAGGGCCGGCACCCCTCGGGATGCCGGCCCGCTCGCGGCTGGTTCCGGTCGCGGCCGGATTAGCCGGACATGCCCAGCGCGTCCTTGATGACGGCGACCGGGTCGCCGTCGCCGCTGCGCGTGGTCACGCCCGTGGTGGTGTACTTGCCGCCCTGCTTGAACCAGCGCTCCAGGATCTTCGGGTTGTTGCGGATGAGCTCCTTGCCGGCCTCGGCGTAGTCCATGTCCTTGTTCAGGACATAGTCGCCCATCTTGTTCTGCTCGTTCAGCGTGAAGGTGAAGTTCTCAAGCAGCTGGCCGACGTTCGGGCAGTCCCAGGCGTAGCCCTTGCGGGTCATCGTGTAGACCGTGGCGCCGCCCTTGTTGGGCCCCCAGTACTCCTCACCGCCGGAGAGGTAGCGCGTGTTGTACTTGAGGTTCATCGGGTGCGGCTCCCAGGCGAGGTGGGCGATCGGCTTCTCGTTCTTCACCATGCGCCCGACCTGGGCCAGCATCCCGGCGGAGGAGGAAGGCACCAGCTCCCAATCGCCGAGGCCGTAGGCGTCGTCCTTGATCATCTGTTTGATGATCTTGTTGCCGTCGTTTCCGGCCTCGATGCCGTAGATCTTGCCGTCGAACTTCTCCTTGTTCTCGGCGAGATCCTTGAAGCTCTTGATCCCGGACTCATACACGTATTCCGGCACGCCGACCGTGTACTTGGCGCCGTCCAGGTTGACGCCGATGATATCGATCTCGCCCTTCTTCATGTACTTTTCGATCATGCCGCGCTGCGTGGGCAGCCACAGCCCCAGGAACGCATCGCGCTCGTTGCGGGCCAACGACTGGAACATGATCGGCACGGACGCGGTGATGATGTCCGTCTCGTAGCCCAGTTGCTGCAGCACCCAGGCCAGCGTCTCGGTCTTGGCCGTCACGCCCGTCCAGTTCACCTGCTCCAGGCGGACCGTCTTGCACGCGTCGTTTCCGTTGTCCTGGGCCGAGGCCACGCCGGTGGTGGCAAGCAGCCCGACCGCGGCGACAGCGAGTGTTTTGCGCAGTTTCATGTGAACGCCTCCCGTACCTTCATCGGCCGGCCGGGTGCCGGCCGTGGGTGTCGCACTGGTCAACCCGGAAAAAGCTACGCACCGCCGGGCCGACCGTCGATACCCTTAGCATACGTTTTTTGATTGAGCGTTCAACCAAAAACCGCTACACAGGACTCGCGACGCGGGACGACGCCGGCGCTTCGGCGGGCTCCGGGCCCGCACGGCCGGCGCCGAAACACCCGCGCGGGGAGGTCGGCGATGCCCAAGGTCGGGATGGAGGAGGTGCGGCGGCGCCAGCTCATCAACGCCACGATCCGAACGATCCACGAGCTGGGCTACGAAAAGGTCACGCTGAGCCGGGTCGCGCGCACCGCCGGCATCTCGCCGGGGCTCGTGCCCCACTACTTCCGCGACAAACAGGGGCTGTTGGCGGCGACGATGCGCCACATCGCGGAAGAGTTGCGCATGGAGCTGTCCCGCCATCTGGCGGACGCGCACGGGCCGCGCGAGCGCTTGCACGCCATCCTGAACGCCAACTTCGCCGCGCGCTGCTTCACGCCGGAGATCGTCTCGGCGTGGCTGGCGTTCTGGGGGCAGGCGCACAGCGACCCGAACCTGACGCGCATGCAGCGCCTCCTGCGCCGCCGGCTGCGCAGCAACCTGGCGCGGCCGCTGCGCGCGTTGGTGCCCGACACCGACGCGCACCGCATCGCCCTGGGGCTGTCGGTCTTCATCGACGGCCTCTCGCTGCGCCACGCGCTGGGCGAGGAGGGGCTGGACCGCGACCGGGCCCACGCCTTCGCCCGCGACTACCTGGAAACACAGCTCGCGAACGCGCCCCACCGCGCCGAGGAGACCCACGATGCCCAACCTGCCTGACGGGAGCCTGTACATCGGCGGCCGCAGCGCGAACGCCCGCGACGGCCGTACCTTCACCACGATCAACCCCGCCACCGGCGAGGTGCTGGCGACCATCCAGCAGGCCGGCGCGGACGACGTCGAGGCGGCCGTCGCCGCCGCCGAGCGCGGCCAGCGCGCCTGGGCCGCGCTGGGGCCGACGGAGCGCGGCCGCATCCTGCGCCGCTGCGCCGACGCCCTGCGCGCCCACCGCCAGGAGCTGGCGGAGTTGGAAACGCTGGACGCAGGCAAGCCCATCCAGGAAACGCCCGAGGCCGACGTCGATTCCGGCGCGGACTGCCTGGAATACTTCGCCGGCCTGACCGACAAGCTCCAGGGCAGCTTCCAGGAGGTGGAGAACGCCTTCGTCTACACCCGGCGCGAGCCGCTCGGGGTGTGCGCGGGCATCGGCGCCTGGAACTACCCGCTCCAGATCGCGTGCTGGAAGGGCGCGCCCGCGCTCGCCGCCGGCAACGCCATGGTGTTCAAGCCGGCGGAGCTGACGCCGCTCTCCGCCATCCGCGTGGCCCAGCTCTTCAGCGAGGCGGGCGTGCCGGACGGCGTCTTCAACGTCGTCCACGGCTTTGCCGAAACCGGGCAGGCGCTGGTGCGCCACCCGCGCGTCGCCAAGGTCTCGCTGACGGGCGAGGCGGAAACCGGCAAGCTCGTCGCCTCGGACGCCGTGAGTTCCTCGCTCAAGCACGTCTCCATGGAGCTGGGCGGCAAATCGCCGCTGATCGTCTTCGACGACGCCGGGCTGGATGAGGCGGTGTCCGGCGCCATCCTGGGCAACTTCTACACCCAGGGCGAGGTGTGCACGAACGGCACCCGCGTCTTCGTGCACGAGCGCCTCCGCGACGCCTTTCTGGACAAGCTCGTCGAGCGCACGAAGCGCATCCGCCTGGGCGATCCGCGCGATCCCGAAACCCAGATGGGTCCCCTCATCTCCAGGGAACACCGCGAAACTGTCCTCGGCTACATCGAGGCCGGCAAGCGCGAGGGCGCCAAGCTGCTCACCGGCGGCGGCGTTCCCGACGACCCGGCGCTGGCGAACGGGGCCTACGTCGAGCCCACGATCTTCGACCAGTGCAGCGACGACATGACGATCGTGCGCGAGGAGATCTTCGGCCCCGTGCTGTCCGTGCTGACCTTCAGCGACGAGGACGAGGTCGTCGCCCGTGCCAACGACACGAAGTACGGCCTCGCGGGTGGCGTGTTCACGCGCGATCTCAACCGCGCCCACCGCGTCGCGGCGAACCTGCAGTGCGGCATCTGCTGGGTGAACCACTACAACGAGACGCCCATCCCCATGCCGTTCGGCGGCGCCAAGCACTCCGGCCTGGGCAAGGAGAACGGCGTCGAGGCGCTGGACGCCTACAGCCAGCTCAAGAGCGTCTACGTCGCCACGGCGCCCTGCGAAGCGCCGTACTGAGCCGGCGCCGCCGCCCCAGCGACAACAGCATCAACAACCCGGGAAGGCTGTCGAGATGGCCGAGACCGAGACGTTCGACTACGTGATCGTGGGCGCCGGCTCCGCGGGGGCCGTGCTCGCCCACCGCTTGAGCGAGGACCCCGAGACCTCCGTCCTGCTCCTGGAAGCGGGGCCGATGGACTATTCGGTCTTCATCCACATGCCGGCGGCGTTCGCCGAGCCGCTCAAGGGCCGCCGCTTCAACTGGGCCTTCAAGACCGAGGCCGAGCCCCACATGGGCGAGCGCGTGATGGACCAGCCGCGCGGCAAGGCGATCGGCGGCTCCAGCTCCATCAACGGTATGGCCTACATCCGCGGCAACGCCGGCGACTACGACCGCTGGGCCGAGAACAAGGGCCTGGAAACCTGGTCCTACCGCCACTGTCTGCCGTACTTCAAAAAGGCGGAGACGCACGAACTCGGCGGCGACGCCTACCACGGCGACCGCGGGCCGCTCTACGTCACGCGCGGGAAGTGCGAGAACCCGCTGCCGCAGGCCTGGATCGAGGCCGGCCAGCAGGCGGGCTACGGCTACACGCCGGACATGAACGGCTACCGCAACGAGGGCGTCGGCCCCATGGACCGCACCACCAAGGACGGGGTGCGCTGGTCCACCGCCAACGCCTACCTGCGCCCGGTCTGGGGGCGCTCGAACCTGACCGTGCGCACGCGCGCCTTCACCGAGCGCATCCTCATCGAAAAGGGCACGGCCGTCGGCGTGCGCTACACCAAGGGCGGCCGCACACGGGACGTCCGCGCCACGCGGGAGGTGCTGTGCTGTGCCGGCGCCATCCAGTCGCCGCAGCTTCTCCAGGTTTCCGGCATCGGCCCGGCCGACCGCCTGCGCGGCATCGGCGTGGACGTGGTCGCCGACCTGCCGGGCGTGGGCGAGAACCTGCAGGACCACCTGGAGTGCTACATCCAGGAGCGCGCCAAGGCGCCGGTCAGCCTCTACCCCGTGACGCGGCCGGTGAAGCGCACGCTCGTCGGCATCCAGTGGCTCTCCACGCGCAAGGGGCTGGGCGGCAGCAACCACTTCGAGGCCGGCGGCTTCATCCGCTCCGAGCCCGGCATCAAGTGGCCCAACATCCAGTACCACTTCCTGCCGGTGGCGGTGAACTACGACGGCACGGGCGCGGCCCCGTACCACGGCTATCAGGCCCACGTCGGGCCCATGCGCCCGGAAAGCCGCGGCTACGTGCGCGCGCGCAGCGCCGACATGCGCGCCGCGCCCGCCATCCGCTTCAACTACAACCAGACCGAACGCGATCTGCGCGAGATGCGCGACAGCATCCGCCTGACGCGCGAAATCCTGCGCCAGCCCGCCTTCGAGCCCTACCGCGAGCGCGAACTGGCGCCCGGCGACGACGTGCAGAGCGACGCCGAGATCGACGAGTTCATCCGCGCCGAGGGTGAAAGCGCCTACCACCCCTCGTGCACCTGCGCCATGGGCGACGGCGAGGGCGGTGTCGTGGACGCCCAGGGCCGCGTTCACGGGGTCGAGCGGCTGCGCGTGGTTGATGCCGCCATCATGCCCACGATCCCGTCCGGCAACCTCAACGCGCCCACGATCATGCTGGCGGAAAAGCTGGCCGACGCCATCCGCGGCCGCGACCCGCTGCTGCCCGAAGACCCGCCGGTCTGGGTCCATCCCGACTGGGAAGCCAAACAGCGCTGAACGAAACACGAGCGTGTTAGCGCGCCTTAGGCGCGCGAGGCGGTCTGCGACCGCCTGTCCATCCCTTGCGTCAGTCCAATGGACGCCCGCCAGGGTGAGCTCGCGGGGCTGTCTTGGGGAAGGTGCCGGCCCCGTTCGGATCGGAAAATCCGGTGTTCAGCCGGGCCGACCGGCTGCGCGCAGGGTCTCCTCCCTGCCTCCCAGAAGGCCGCCAACCCCGAGTGCCCTCCCCCTCAGGGCATGATGGGGTCGCTCCGGGAACGGCGTGGGCCCTGAATCATGCCCGCACATGAATGAGATAGCGCGCGATGAGGCGCGTCGGGTCATTCCGCGTCGTCTCATCGTGCTCGATTTCCGTGGGTGGCGGTCGCCTTGCCCGCCCATCGGCGCGCCCGGTGGGCGGGTTTTTTGTTCGATGTGGGCCGGGCGGCCGGTTTGATTCGCGCGGCCTGCCGGCGCATCCTGTGGCAAAAAGAAATTCCACATGCGGCGAACGGGGAGGTGCGTCATGGCCGGCTACCGCGAGCTGTACGAGCGCTCGCTTCGCGACCCCGAGGGCTTCTGGGGCGAGGAAGCCGAGGCGATCACCTGGCACCGCCGCTGGGACCGCGTGCTGGACGACAGCGAGGCGCCCTTCTACCGCTGGTTCACCGGCGGCCAGTTGAACACCGCCTACAACTGCCTGGACCGCCACGCCGACGGCGGGCGCGGCGAGCAGCCGGCGCTGATCCACGACAGCCCCGTCACCGGCACGCAGACCACCTACACCTACGCGCAGCTGCGCGACGCCGTGGCCCGCTTCGCCGGCGTGCTCCGCGGCCTGGGCGTGGGCCACGGCGACCGCGTCATCGTCTACATGCCCATGATCCCCGAGGCCGCGATCGCCATGCTCGCCTGCGCGCGCATCGGCGCGGTGCACTCCGTGGTCTTCGGCGGCTTCGCCGGCGCCCAGCTCGCCAAGCGCATCGACGACGCCGAGCCCAAGGCCCTCGTCACCGCCTCCTGCGGCATCGAGCCGGGCGGCGTCGTCGACTACAAGCACCTCTACGAGCACGCGTTGTCCGAAGCCGCGCACGCGCCCACCACGGTCGTGGTGAAGCAGCGCGAGCGCCAGCCGTGCGAGCTGGTCAACGGGCGCGATCACGACTGGGACAGCGCCATGGCGCACGCGGCGCCGGCCGACCCCGTGCCCGTCGCCGCGACCGATCCGCTCTACATCCTCTACACCTCGGGCACGACCGGCTGGCCGAAGGGCGTCGTGCGCGACAACGGCGGCCACGCGGTCGCCCTGCACTGGACGATGAAGGGCCTCTACGGCATCGACCCCGGCGAGGTGTTCTGGACCGCCTCCGACGTCGGCTGGGTCGTCGGCCACTCCTACATCGTCTACGGCCCGCTGCTGCGCGGTGCGACCACGGTGATGTTCGAGGGCAAGCCCGTGGGCACGCCCGACGCCGGGGCCTTCTGGCGCGTCATTGAGGAGCACGGCGTCGCCGCGCTCTTCACCGCGCCCACGGCCTTCCGCGCCATCCGCCAGCGCGACCCCGAGGGCCGCGAGATCGCCAAACACGACCTGCGCGGCTTCCGCACCCTCTTCCTGG
The Limimonas halophila genome window above contains:
- a CDS encoding substrate-binding periplasmic protein, which produces MPRFRQSLAGRRRGPGWGTGTVVATVMAAQAVAAEPVRLVTGNGYAPLSDEDWLNGGLVTDVVRQVYAQLDRRVTIDFLPWVRGAQATRAGRYRATFPYIHNAERERRYFFSKPVIRTEKRPMTLAGSGLRAETVGELAGLTYCMPHGYPPQAAIARLTERGRLRRLDPPSMRACVKTLAEGYADFIPVSTLQGRAVADAVLPEGRKVRFLEIVLQCNGQHVIFPRGQPGAEKARDRFDRGLAALKRSGRHQEIVARHIRRLREVASNGD
- a CDS encoding propionyl-CoA synthetase, which encodes MRRTGRCVMAGYRELYERSLRDPEGFWGEEAEAITWHRRWDRVLDDSEAPFYRWFTGGQLNTAYNCLDRHADGGRGEQPALIHDSPVTGTQTTYTYAQLRDAVARFAGVLRGLGVGHGDRVIVYMPMIPEAAIAMLACARIGAVHSVVFGGFAGAQLAKRIDDAEPKALVTASCGIEPGGVVDYKHLYEHALSEAAHAPTTVVVKQRERQPCELVNGRDHDWDSAMAHAAPADPVPVAATDPLYILYTSGTTGWPKGVVRDNGGHAVALHWTMKGLYGIDPGEVFWTASDVGWVVGHSYIVYGPLLRGATTVMFEGKPVGTPDAGAFWRVIEEHGVAALFTAPTAFRAIRQRDPEGREIAKHDLRGFRTLFLAGERCDPDTFVWAQNRLNVPVVDHWWQTETGWAIAGNPMGIEPMPVKPGSACKPMPGWDVRVLDEGGAELGANEVGAIACKLPLPPGTLPSIWGSRDRFYNEYLSTFPGFYRTGDAGMLDSDGDVWVMGRLDDVINVAGHRLSTGAIEEALANHPDVAECAVMGVHDDLKGQVPVGLVVLTASCDRDSDAVAKECVQQVREEVGPVAAFKHVAVVPRLPKTRSGKILRGTMRKLADGEEPTVPPTIDDPAILDEVRHALADLRKHWDV
- the betA gene encoding choline dehydrogenase, producing the protein MAETETFDYVIVGAGSAGAVLAHRLSEDPETSVLLLEAGPMDYSVFIHMPAAFAEPLKGRRFNWAFKTEAEPHMGERVMDQPRGKAIGGSSSINGMAYIRGNAGDYDRWAENKGLETWSYRHCLPYFKKAETHELGGDAYHGDRGPLYVTRGKCENPLPQAWIEAGQQAGYGYTPDMNGYRNEGVGPMDRTTKDGVRWSTANAYLRPVWGRSNLTVRTRAFTERILIEKGTAVGVRYTKGGRTRDVRATREVLCCAGAIQSPQLLQVSGIGPADRLRGIGVDVVADLPGVGENLQDHLECYIQERAKAPVSLYPVTRPVKRTLVGIQWLSTRKGLGGSNHFEAGGFIRSEPGIKWPNIQYHFLPVAVNYDGTGAAPYHGYQAHVGPMRPESRGYVRARSADMRAAPAIRFNYNQTERDLREMRDSIRLTREILRQPAFEPYRERELAPGDDVQSDAEIDEFIRAEGESAYHPSCTCAMGDGEGGVVDAQGRVHGVERLRVVDAAIMPTIPSGNLNAPTIMLAEKLADAIRGRDPLLPEDPPVWVHPDWEAKQR
- a CDS encoding ABC transporter substrate-binding protein, translating into MKLRKTLAVAAVGLLATTGVASAQDNGNDACKTVRLEQVNWTGVTAKTETLAWVLQQLGYETDIITASVPIMFQSLARNERDAFLGLWLPTQRGMIEKYMKKGEIDIIGVNLDGAKYTVGVPEYVYESGIKSFKDLAENKEKFDGKIYGIEAGNDGNKIIKQMIKDDAYGLGDWELVPSSSAGMLAQVGRMVKNEKPIAHLAWEPHPMNLKYNTRYLSGGEEYWGPNKGGATVYTMTRKGYAWDCPNVGQLLENFTFTLNEQNKMGDYVLNKDMDYAEAGKELIRNNPKILERWFKQGGKYTTTGVTTRSGDGDPVAVIKDALGMSG
- the betB gene encoding betaine-aldehyde dehydrogenase, whose amino-acid sequence is MPNLPDGSLYIGGRSANARDGRTFTTINPATGEVLATIQQAGADDVEAAVAAAERGQRAWAALGPTERGRILRRCADALRAHRQELAELETLDAGKPIQETPEADVDSGADCLEYFAGLTDKLQGSFQEVENAFVYTRREPLGVCAGIGAWNYPLQIACWKGAPALAAGNAMVFKPAELTPLSAIRVAQLFSEAGVPDGVFNVVHGFAETGQALVRHPRVAKVSLTGEAETGKLVASDAVSSSLKHVSMELGGKSPLIVFDDAGLDEAVSGAILGNFYTQGEVCTNGTRVFVHERLRDAFLDKLVERTKRIRLGDPRDPETQMGPLISREHRETVLGYIEAGKREGAKLLTGGGVPDDPALANGAYVEPTIFDQCSDDMTIVREEIFGPVLSVLTFSDEDEVVARANDTKYGLAGGVFTRDLNRAHRVAANLQCGICWVNHYNETPIPMPFGGAKHSGLGKENGVEALDAYSQLKSVYVATAPCEAPY
- the betI gene encoding choline-binding transcriptional repressor BetI, with the protein product MPKVGMEEVRRRQLINATIRTIHELGYEKVTLSRVARTAGISPGLVPHYFRDKQGLLAATMRHIAEELRMELSRHLADAHGPRERLHAILNANFAARCFTPEIVSAWLAFWGQAHSDPNLTRMQRLLRRRLRSNLARPLRALVPDTDAHRIALGLSVFIDGLSLRHALGEEGLDRDRAHAFARDYLETQLANAPHRAEETHDAQPA
- a CDS encoding electron transfer flavoprotein subunit beta/FixA family protein, yielding MKVLVPVKRVLDPYVKVRVKKDNSGVDLSNSKMAMNPFCEIAVEQAIRLKEQGHASEVVLVSAGPQQAQETIRTGLAMGADRGILIESDEALEPLGVAKLLKAVVEQEDPGLVLMGKQAVDNDNNQTGQMLAALLGWSQGTFISEVNVQDGTARITREIDGGLETLDLKMPAVLTTDLRLCEPRYASLPNIMKAKKKKLDKTAPADWGVDVTPRLDVQKVEEPPAREAGVKVSSVQELVDKLRNEAKVI
- a CDS encoding GcvT family protein, producing MSKFPESANVVIIGQGGIVGASVAHHLIERGWDNIVGIDKSAIPTDIGSTSHASDFCFMTAHDHMTVYTTTYSKNFFEKYGYYARVGGFEVARADDDERMEELKRKVGSGKAFGTNVSLVSPEEVKAKFPLVDETKIQGAMWDPDAGLVIPRSQSMTGDMVQWAEDTGKLQAFGNTAATSLDIQNGRIVGVETTRGYIKAPYVVCCAGLWGRLIAEMAGEDLPIMPVEHPLLWFGPFNEFEGTGKEIGYPLFRDQGNSAYMRDTGDPKTTEGGQLEWGYYEEKAPRMVHPKNILTKEQARLSPSQRDLDLEQVMEPLEKAIELTPVLGELGVDERHSFNGLLQVTADGGPSIGESPNVRGLWYGESVWIKDGPGTGKVIADWMTDGRVEIDPHGIDVARYYPIQKTPSYIHDRCYETAFKIYNPPVHNREPYSMGRNLRCSPFFAREQELGGYFMEAAGWERAHGYAANEKTLMEKWADHVPTRQNEWDARHFWHVSNAEHLEISNNVGMINLSHFAIYDVSGPDAEGLMEFCSVSKVGGNTPIGKGVYSNFLDHEGGIRADLTIIRLDTNHYRVIDGGDTGNRDYVWMTRMAEDYGFNVTIEERSDQYGCLGVWGPNARETLKQLADHPEQLDPENFPFAASRDFTLKGIPVKGFRISYVGEQGWELHFPFSYGLPLWDMLREQGVPAIGIETYANSRRLEKSLRLQNHELLTEYNMYEAGLARPKVKDADFYGKQAYVAQRQREHQPAYLCTLTMQDNVDSNGVARYPVGSWPILDPETGETLKDELGRPSYVTSVAYGPSIGKNIAMAYLPYSYCEEGRQVTMEYFHEHYPMKIEAVGYKPLYDPKNERPKS